A genomic stretch from Gemmatimonadaceae bacterium includes:
- a CDS encoding DUF4157 domain-containing protein, with product MGYLARVGKELVGNPVDLPEALTESWPELVTLRFRRGGLPLRIGGWLLGQATVAAITLGRTIFLAPATRFDPELLLHELRHVQQFSERRSFPLRYIWESLRRGYHANRYEADARSYAARRLARATGSGSEEDA from the coding sequence TTGGGATATCTCGCGAGAGTAGGGAAGGAACTTGTTGGCAACCCGGTGGACCTGCCGGAGGCGTTGACTGAGTCGTGGCCGGAGCTCGTCACGCTGCGTTTCAGACGGGGCGGCCTGCCGCTGCGGATAGGCGGTTGGCTGCTCGGTCAGGCGACCGTTGCGGCGATCACTCTGGGACGAACGATCTTTCTTGCGCCTGCCACCCGGTTCGACCCTGAGCTGCTCTTGCACGAGCTTCGTCACGTCCAGCAGTTTTCCGAGCGCAGATCGTTTCCCCTCCGTTACATTTGGGAGAGTCTGCGGAGAGGCTATCACGCCAATCGCTACGAGGCCGACGCGCGCAGCTACGCCGCTCGCCGCCTCGCGCGCGCTACCGGATCCGGGTCCGAAGAGGATGCATAA